Proteins encoded within one genomic window of Balaenoptera ricei isolate mBalRic1 chromosome 10, mBalRic1.hap2, whole genome shotgun sequence:
- the PDE1B gene encoding dual specificity calcium/calmodulin-dependent 3',5'-cyclic nucleotide phosphodiesterase 1B isoform X1: MASPVPVPRRHLQGPILRLRYMVKQLENGEVNIEELKKNLEYTASLLEAVYINETRQILDTEDELQELRSDAVPSEVRDWLASTFTQQARAKGRRAEEKPKFRSIVHAVQAGIFVERMFRRTYTSVGPTYSTAVLNCLKNLGLWCFDVFSLNRAADDHALRTIVFELLTRHNLISRFKIPTVFLMTFLDALETGYGKYKNPYHNQIHAADVTQTVHCFLLRTGMVHCLSEIEVLAIIFAAAIHDYEHTGTTNSFHIQTKSECAILYNDRSVLENHHISSVFRMMQDDEMNIFINLTKDEFVELRALVIEMVLATDMSCHFQQVKSMKTALQQLERIDKSKALSLLLHTADISHPTKQWSVHSRWTKALMEEFFRQGDKEAELGLPFSPLCDRTSTLVAQSQIGFIDFIVEPTFSVLTDVAEKSVQPMGDEDSKSKTQPSFQWRQPSLDVEVGDPNPDVVSFRSTWTKYIQENKQKWKERAASGVTNQMSIDELSPCEEEAPASPADDEHSQNGNLD; the protein is encoded by the exons GCTGCGCTACATGGTGAAGCAGTTGGAGAATGGGGAGGTAAACATTGAGGAGCTGAAGAAAAACCTGGAGTACACAGCTTCCCTGCTGGAGGCCGTCTACATAAATGAGACGCG GCAAATCTTGGACACAGAGgatgagctgcaggagctgcggTCTGACGCGGTGCCTTCGGAGGTGCGGGACTGGCTGGCCTCCACCTTCACCCAGCAGGCCCGGGCCAAAGGCCGCCGAGCAGAGGAGAAGCCCAAGTTCCGGAGCATCGTGCACGCGGTGCAGGCTGGGATCTTCGTGGAACG gaTGTTCCGGAGAACGTACACCTCTGTGGGCCCCACCTATTCCACTGCGGTCCTCAACTGTCTCAAG AACCTGGGTCTCTGGTGCTTTGATGTCTTTTCCTTGAACCGGGCAGCTGATGACCACGCCCTGAGGACCATTGTTTTTGAGTTGCTGACTCGGCACAACCTCATCAGCCGCTTTAAG ATTCCCACTGTGTTTTTGATGACTTTCCTGGATGCCTTGGAGACAGGCTATGGGAAGTACAAGAACCCTTACCATAACCAGATCCATGCAGCTGATGTTACCCAGACAGTCCATTGCTTCTTGCTCCGCACAGGGATGGTG CACTGCCTGTCGGAGATCGAGGTCCTGGCCATCATCTTTGCTGCAGCCATCCACGACTATGAGCACACCGGCACTACCAACAGCTTCCACATCCAGACCAA GTCAGAATGCGCCATCCTGTACAATGATCGTTCCGTGCTGGAGAATCACCACATCAGCTCTGTTTTCCGAATGATGCAGGACGACGagatgaacattttcatcaacctcACCAAGGATGAGTTCGT AGAGCTGCGGGCCCTGGTCATCGAGATGGTGTTGGCCACAGACATGTCCTGCCATTTCCAGCAAGTGAAGTCCATGAAGACGGCCTTGCAGCAGCTGGAAAG GATTGATAAGTCCAAGGCCCTGTCTCTACTGCTCCATACTGCTGACATCAGCCACCCAACCAAGCAGTGGTCGGTTCACAGCCGCTGGACCAAGGCCCTCATGGAGGAATTCTTCCGCCAG GGTGacaaagaggcagagctgggcctgCCCTTTTCTCCGCTCTGTGACCGCACTTCCACTCTCGTGGCACAGTCCCAGATTG GTTTCATTGACTTCATCGTGGAACCCACATTCTCTGTGCTGACTGATGTGGCCGAGAAGAGTGTCCAGCCCATGGGGGATGAAGACTCCAAGTCTaaaacccagcccag CTTCCAGTGGCGCCAGCCTTCTCTGGATGTGGAAGTGGGAGACCCCAACCCCGACGTGGTCAGCTTCCGCTCTACCTGGACCAAATACATTCAGGAGAACAAGCAGAAATGGAAGGAACGGGCGGCAAGCG GCGTCACCAACCAGATGTCCATTGACGAGCTGTCCCCCTGTGAGGAAGAGGCCCCAGCCTCCCCTGCCGACGATGAGCACAGCCAGAACGGGAATCTGGACTAG
- the PDE1B gene encoding dual specificity calcium/calmodulin-dependent 3',5'-cyclic nucleotide phosphodiesterase 1B isoform X2 codes for MELSPSSPPEMLQSDCPSDLELKSAPSKKMWIKLRSLLRYMVKQLENGEVNIEELKKNLEYTASLLEAVYINETRQILDTEDELQELRSDAVPSEVRDWLASTFTQQARAKGRRAEEKPKFRSIVHAVQAGIFVERMFRRTYTSVGPTYSTAVLNCLKNLGLWCFDVFSLNRAADDHALRTIVFELLTRHNLISRFKIPTVFLMTFLDALETGYGKYKNPYHNQIHAADVTQTVHCFLLRTGMVHCLSEIEVLAIIFAAAIHDYEHTGTTNSFHIQTKSECAILYNDRSVLENHHISSVFRMMQDDEMNIFINLTKDEFVELRALVIEMVLATDMSCHFQQVKSMKTALQQLERIDKSKALSLLLHTADISHPTKQWSVHSRWTKALMEEFFRQGDKEAELGLPFSPLCDRTSTLVAQSQIGFIDFIVEPTFSVLTDVAEKSVQPMGDEDSKSKTQPSFQWRQPSLDVEVGDPNPDVVSFRSTWTKYIQENKQKWKERAASGVTNQMSIDELSPCEEEAPASPADDEHSQNGNLD; via the exons GCTGCGCTACATGGTGAAGCAGTTGGAGAATGGGGAGGTAAACATTGAGGAGCTGAAGAAAAACCTGGAGTACACAGCTTCCCTGCTGGAGGCCGTCTACATAAATGAGACGCG GCAAATCTTGGACACAGAGgatgagctgcaggagctgcggTCTGACGCGGTGCCTTCGGAGGTGCGGGACTGGCTGGCCTCCACCTTCACCCAGCAGGCCCGGGCCAAAGGCCGCCGAGCAGAGGAGAAGCCCAAGTTCCGGAGCATCGTGCACGCGGTGCAGGCTGGGATCTTCGTGGAACG gaTGTTCCGGAGAACGTACACCTCTGTGGGCCCCACCTATTCCACTGCGGTCCTCAACTGTCTCAAG AACCTGGGTCTCTGGTGCTTTGATGTCTTTTCCTTGAACCGGGCAGCTGATGACCACGCCCTGAGGACCATTGTTTTTGAGTTGCTGACTCGGCACAACCTCATCAGCCGCTTTAAG ATTCCCACTGTGTTTTTGATGACTTTCCTGGATGCCTTGGAGACAGGCTATGGGAAGTACAAGAACCCTTACCATAACCAGATCCATGCAGCTGATGTTACCCAGACAGTCCATTGCTTCTTGCTCCGCACAGGGATGGTG CACTGCCTGTCGGAGATCGAGGTCCTGGCCATCATCTTTGCTGCAGCCATCCACGACTATGAGCACACCGGCACTACCAACAGCTTCCACATCCAGACCAA GTCAGAATGCGCCATCCTGTACAATGATCGTTCCGTGCTGGAGAATCACCACATCAGCTCTGTTTTCCGAATGATGCAGGACGACGagatgaacattttcatcaacctcACCAAGGATGAGTTCGT AGAGCTGCGGGCCCTGGTCATCGAGATGGTGTTGGCCACAGACATGTCCTGCCATTTCCAGCAAGTGAAGTCCATGAAGACGGCCTTGCAGCAGCTGGAAAG GATTGATAAGTCCAAGGCCCTGTCTCTACTGCTCCATACTGCTGACATCAGCCACCCAACCAAGCAGTGGTCGGTTCACAGCCGCTGGACCAAGGCCCTCATGGAGGAATTCTTCCGCCAG GGTGacaaagaggcagagctgggcctgCCCTTTTCTCCGCTCTGTGACCGCACTTCCACTCTCGTGGCACAGTCCCAGATTG GTTTCATTGACTTCATCGTGGAACCCACATTCTCTGTGCTGACTGATGTGGCCGAGAAGAGTGTCCAGCCCATGGGGGATGAAGACTCCAAGTCTaaaacccagcccag CTTCCAGTGGCGCCAGCCTTCTCTGGATGTGGAAGTGGGAGACCCCAACCCCGACGTGGTCAGCTTCCGCTCTACCTGGACCAAATACATTCAGGAGAACAAGCAGAAATGGAAGGAACGGGCGGCAAGCG GCGTCACCAACCAGATGTCCATTGACGAGCTGTCCCCCTGTGAGGAAGAGGCCCCAGCCTCCCCTGCCGACGATGAGCACAGCCAGAACGGGAATCTGGACTAG